In the Fibrobacter sp. genome, one interval contains:
- the sprA gene encoding cell surface protein SprA: MSFEGFKHWWLALGVAFAAGFAWSQSDSASVANSVPAEPESVDSAATVAPAPTETATAESAPTEAAEESSAASSEAPVAETPKVEETASAEQVPAEPAPVEPAPAEPAPAPVSSSVEIPQSSSSVEPPPAPPATPSDESVTVASADPAETEWQPTYQYISLPPSVDPLSGMLPFGGVGSSPRLMNNSKGQVFSHDIDVATREMDISEKHVNSVSRDTTTLWTAHYPELTDYVNDMYNTGRRSLWLNGLVGQANEGYETPETGSVFDITIPVTMPAWMRDFGLDKPKLMLQGTMDIRLKGYGEKDDAEGSTKTSLWPSPTLNYTPNFMVKGKIGPYITVEINNVEEGLGAQNQVRVVYEESYKDEFEDYILQRVEAGTTNLALTGTELTGYSENHQGLFGIKADWKLGDWRLTTIASQDGGEQEDYTLKASESTSEFQVLDKQFIAYRYYFLNHDARTEYIKAHIGGRSTSNYPATNLKLYKRGATNTTTGVIDNVTVVYKTPSGKIIEKLVERMVEIPSTEFTYDAKTGIVKINGVNRNTLVAASWSGDGSGRGNTTTVRDGAKVVLIQWDATLSELVDIDQLMLRNVYSVGISDASASNYILRMKNKSGIAGTYLDSLGLVDKSTGSPMVNDATIFTKTPAGSYTGEMWLPCKQLKEYDGPRALERATQNCLEPLRNLDSSAAMAQLYTLPVYNLSRYTSRFYFESVGKRRNSMISVRDPNSSYSVNGSSCMDISPGTEKVTAGSTTLIRGTDYEVNYELGQIELLSERALDPNKEIKVSYECEPFFSIDNKLLLGARAELPLDLYGMGAGSVFGITALYKSQSTTAKTPTLGNEPYSSFLWGMNLRLQDTVRALTELVNAIPGINATDPSSWRFEAEFAASHHNANTSDAKSALVEDFESTQSGLTYSLSRLSWYHASPPGGVEDVPSTYIENLDYRHQGEFIWHSNNTELYKNIYPGVGNSDVDNQHLTVLKMTLRANDNLSGNSWGGVMRPNSSYYQDLSDMKYIEVVARGNVGSIYLDLGLVSEDLSINGYAPNGRYDGENDLGTTTALHDKGLDGVSGSDETRQVWDCRISGCVSTIYNTLNSDASTTDIARDNFNDDLDDESDPPIYINGTENNSGERTYDTEDINKNGSLDTDISFVRYRIDLSDTDQVNFEVLKNGWRKWRIPLNQYDTIVSAMGSDYLTILAEAQYTRLWMGKLTSGVAEAKAQIVHLAVVGNSWEETTVADYYRTSSTENSQIVEVNGVETQVSESVSSKDTTFISVSTINNREDKNKYHKSPNTTTERDSDSNAPLKETALVLDYHNMSPGQEVGVTRIFETDKKDFSSYKSVKMEIHYETKADNVPIRFAIQFGEGSLEGSNDYYEWSFRPVNLRNDCAREQDCHEQNWLDNAFALNVADFTDLKRGRRPPFIKAVEKDLGGDREEKLRLVGNPSVTSIDWMRFVIIADSSASADDLKGTFWLNDLRLSDMDTDWGYAARVAGQVNFSDFISLSGTVRYQDGDFATLSTSNGSPKPRTSEAASQLDIAGDFTMNLNKFLNDSAGFHIPLSLGYHSSTKRPYMKPTDDVLLKKSSFVDLTGDMFQQELSVETDKEEQALRDDAESKGYQSYVREKNFGISYRKDYKASETAVGEVLSQMFLERPAVSYSYTESEGRATTASDSTYSYHTILEYKLGTFSLFKFKPLDGLKKYDWLKDISRTEFEPWPQTFDLTLFDLNYVRYVNQSRDPDFVEPQVDKVVTYTTELNHKLNMRWNILSFLTTSYSLNIKRDMYGGGDREGFVKENFFTSRDGGLFANDYIFDFDHTDRKVYVSADSIVAIPYDTIPKISANGDTLPIDMLDPDSYEILYDSTTFYKVDSVGHREYGRSYGILRNERARSQQFRLGFNPRLIPFIPFNSTFSSDFNQQKTIPNDFDFRDETTIEKNYWTISQTNRFEFSPTFKILDFVRSFGKESMVARALDKIKWREIRFNWNASTNTVGENFTLAQLYEEQGVTPMQYYLYGLGLGNGYRNRGLYNIVSGDMGLDHRDDYRHFAQYRNHHVDTLVYQGNFRHSVSRQFQMGTGITLPIWDIGVTGDLQWKEDFSQSREYPLYIDTTTVWPKIGIGVNVPNFAQRVSFLNGFRSVSTNHRFEYTYTTTVHPFQSAEDSWSQTINFNPLVRITFLLQNNMRIENAVRMKIDDTDRRPKEEVINSTAWPDSVGNSRDTSEYFWNTPWIHTSLYNDFAFNIGDDVTVTYPLKLDKAVKFFKWFFKFKNSIDLKFTAGYDYKKTIRKEYDPDEGYDMWNKDSGTDGIFRQWTFDSGVKGEDKQQVTVYNPKLSLTDRTVPSRTHEWFLRPAASYQFNKMASMSSYIEYRQIHEKLDDETPHLRQILQFEIALMLRFN; the protein is encoded by the coding sequence GTGTCGTTTGAAGGTTTTAAACATTGGTGGCTTGCTCTTGGAGTAGCCTTTGCCGCAGGATTCGCCTGGTCACAGAGTGATTCCGCTTCTGTGGCAAATTCTGTTCCTGCAGAACCGGAATCCGTTGATTCTGCGGCTACCGTTGCGCCTGCACCAACAGAGACGGCGACTGCAGAATCTGCTCCTACAGAAGCCGCGGAGGAATCTTCTGCTGCATCTTCTGAAGCTCCTGTTGCAGAAACCCCGAAGGTCGAGGAAACCGCTTCTGCCGAACAAGTTCCTGCTGAGCCCGCACCTGTTGAGCCTGCTCCTGCTGAACCCGCTCCCGCACCTGTCAGTTCATCCGTAGAAATCCCGCAAAGTTCTTCCTCTGTCGAGCCTCCTCCGGCACCGCCGGCTACGCCCTCTGACGAATCTGTGACCGTAGCCTCTGCAGACCCTGCGGAAACGGAATGGCAGCCTACTTACCAGTATATCTCGCTGCCGCCTTCTGTAGATCCCCTAAGTGGAATGCTTCCCTTTGGTGGTGTAGGCTCTTCTCCAAGGTTGATGAACAACTCCAAGGGCCAGGTCTTTAGCCATGACATTGATGTGGCAACCCGTGAAATGGACATTAGCGAAAAGCACGTGAACTCTGTTTCTCGCGACACGACCACCTTGTGGACTGCTCATTACCCGGAACTTACGGATTACGTGAACGACATGTACAACACCGGCCGTAGAAGCCTGTGGTTGAATGGTCTTGTAGGTCAGGCTAACGAAGGCTATGAGACACCGGAAACGGGTTCCGTATTCGACATTACTATCCCTGTGACCATGCCGGCCTGGATGCGTGACTTTGGGCTGGATAAGCCGAAGCTGATGCTTCAGGGTACCATGGACATCCGTTTGAAGGGCTATGGCGAAAAGGACGATGCCGAAGGCAGTACCAAGACGAGCCTTTGGCCCAGCCCCACCTTGAACTATACTCCCAACTTTATGGTGAAGGGTAAGATTGGCCCCTACATCACTGTTGAAATCAACAATGTGGAAGAAGGCCTTGGGGCCCAGAATCAGGTCCGCGTTGTTTACGAGGAATCCTACAAGGACGAGTTCGAGGACTACATTCTGCAGCGTGTGGAAGCTGGTACCACGAATCTTGCTTTAACGGGTACGGAACTTACCGGTTATTCCGAAAACCACCAGGGCCTGTTCGGTATCAAGGCTGACTGGAAATTGGGTGACTGGCGCCTGACAACCATTGCTTCCCAGGATGGGGGTGAACAGGAAGACTATACTCTTAAGGCCAGCGAGTCCACCTCTGAATTCCAGGTGCTGGATAAGCAGTTCATTGCCTATCGTTACTACTTCCTGAACCATGATGCCAGGACGGAATACATTAAGGCCCATATTGGTGGGCGTTCTACCTCCAACTATCCTGCGACAAACCTGAAGCTTTATAAGCGTGGCGCCACGAACACCACGACGGGCGTTATTGACAATGTGACTGTGGTCTATAAGACCCCTTCGGGCAAGATCATCGAAAAGCTTGTGGAACGTATGGTTGAAATTCCTTCCACGGAATTTACCTATGATGCCAAGACGGGTATTGTGAAAATTAACGGTGTGAATCGCAACACCTTGGTGGCTGCAAGCTGGAGTGGCGATGGCTCCGGTCGTGGAAACACAACCACGGTTCGTGATGGTGCAAAGGTTGTCCTTATTCAGTGGGACGCAACCCTTTCTGAGTTGGTAGACATCGACCAGTTGATGCTTCGAAATGTCTACTCTGTCGGTATTTCCGATGCTAGCGCTTCCAACTATATCTTGCGCATGAAGAACAAGTCTGGTATTGCAGGCACTTACCTGGATTCCCTGGGCCTTGTGGACAAGAGTACCGGAAGCCCGATGGTGAACGATGCAACCATCTTTACCAAGACTCCGGCTGGTTCCTATACGGGTGAAATGTGGCTGCCCTGTAAGCAGTTGAAAGAGTACGATGGTCCAAGGGCTTTGGAACGTGCTACCCAGAACTGCTTGGAACCCTTGCGTAACCTTGACTCTTCTGCGGCCATGGCTCAGCTTTATACGCTGCCTGTCTACAACTTGTCTCGCTATACAAGCCGCTTCTATTTTGAATCTGTGGGTAAACGCCGCAACTCCATGATTAGCGTTCGCGATCCCAATTCCAGCTATTCCGTCAACGGTAGTTCCTGTATGGATATTTCTCCGGGAACCGAAAAGGTTACTGCAGGCTCTACGACCTTGATCCGCGGAACGGACTACGAAGTCAACTATGAACTGGGCCAGATTGAACTTTTGAGTGAACGAGCTCTTGATCCCAACAAGGAAATCAAGGTCAGTTACGAATGCGAACCGTTCTTCTCTATCGACAACAAGCTGTTGCTTGGTGCCCGTGCTGAGCTTCCCCTTGACCTGTATGGCATGGGCGCCGGTTCTGTCTTCGGTATTACCGCTCTCTACAAGAGCCAGAGTACGACGGCAAAGACTCCGACCCTGGGTAACGAACCCTACTCCAGCTTCCTCTGGGGTATGAACCTGCGTTTGCAGGATACGGTGCGCGCCTTGACCGAACTGGTGAACGCCATTCCGGGAATCAACGCGACGGATCCTTCCAGCTGGCGCTTTGAAGCAGAATTTGCCGCAAGTCACCATAATGCAAATACGAGCGATGCCAAGTCTGCCTTGGTGGAAGATTTCGAATCTACCCAGTCCGGTTTGACTTATTCCTTGTCTAGGCTTTCTTGGTACCATGCGTCCCCTCCGGGTGGCGTGGAAGATGTGCCGTCCACTTACATCGAGAACCTTGACTACCGTCATCAGGGTGAATTCATTTGGCACAGCAACAATACTGAACTTTATAAGAACATCTATCCGGGTGTCGGTAATTCCGATGTGGACAACCAGCACTTGACCGTTTTGAAGATGACCCTTAGGGCGAACGACAATCTGTCTGGAAACTCCTGGGGTGGCGTGATGCGTCCGAACAGTTCCTATTACCAGGATCTGAGCGACATGAAGTATATCGAAGTTGTTGCTCGCGGTAACGTGGGTTCCATCTATCTGGATCTTGGTCTTGTCAGTGAAGACCTTTCCATTAACGGTTATGCTCCTAACGGTCGTTACGATGGTGAAAATGATCTTGGTACGACCACGGCACTTCACGACAAGGGCTTGGATGGGGTTTCCGGTTCTGATGAAACTCGTCAGGTTTGGGACTGCCGAATTTCTGGATGTGTATCCACCATCTATAACACATTGAATTCCGATGCTTCTACTACGGATATTGCTCGCGATAATTTCAATGACGACCTTGACGACGAAAGCGATCCTCCCATATATATCAACGGTACTGAAAACAACTCCGGTGAACGAACCTACGATACCGAAGATATCAATAAGAACGGTTCCTTGGATACGGATATCAGCTTTGTCCGTTACCGCATTGACTTGTCTGATACGGACCAGGTTAACTTTGAAGTTTTGAAGAATGGCTGGCGCAAGTGGCGTATTCCTTTGAATCAGTATGATACCATAGTTTCTGCAATGGGTAGCGATTATTTGACTATTCTTGCCGAAGCCCAGTATACAAGACTTTGGATGGGTAAGCTTACTTCTGGTGTGGCCGAAGCCAAGGCCCAGATTGTCCATCTGGCTGTTGTTGGAAATTCCTGGGAGGAAACCACTGTCGCGGATTACTACCGTACTTCTTCTACAGAAAATTCCCAGATCGTAGAAGTGAACGGCGTGGAAACTCAGGTATCCGAGTCCGTCAGCTCCAAGGATACGACTTTCATCAGCGTCTCCACCATTAATAACCGTGAAGACAAGAACAAGTATCATAAGTCTCCGAATACCACCACAGAGCGTGATTCCGATTCCAACGCCCCTCTGAAGGAAACCGCCCTTGTCCTGGATTACCACAACATGAGTCCGGGCCAGGAAGTTGGTGTTACAAGAATCTTTGAAACCGACAAGAAGGATTTCTCCAGCTATAAGTCTGTGAAGATGGAAATCCATTACGAGACCAAGGCGGACAATGTTCCGATTCGCTTTGCAATCCAGTTCGGTGAAGGTTCCCTGGAAGGCTCCAATGACTACTACGAATGGAGTTTCCGCCCGGTCAACCTGAGAAACGATTGCGCTCGCGAACAGGATTGCCACGAACAGAACTGGCTTGACAATGCATTTGCACTGAATGTTGCTGACTTTACCGACTTGAAGCGTGGACGCCGTCCGCCTTTCATAAAGGCTGTAGAAAAGGACCTCGGTGGTGACCGTGAAGAAAAGCTTCGCCTTGTTGGTAATCCCTCTGTTACCAGCATCGACTGGATGCGCTTTGTCATTATTGCGGATTCCAGCGCCTCTGCCGATGACCTGAAGGGTACCTTCTGGCTGAACGACCTGCGCCTTTCCGACATGGATACGGACTGGGGCTATGCAGCCCGTGTTGCTGGCCAGGTGAACTTCTCTGACTTTATCTCGCTGTCCGGAACGGTCCGCTATCAGGATGGTGACTTTGCTACGCTTTCTACATCCAATGGCTCTCCCAAGCCGAGAACTTCCGAGGCTGCTTCTCAGTTGGATATTGCTGGCGACTTCACCATGAACTTGAATAAGTTCCTGAATGATAGCGCTGGTTTCCATATTCCTCTTTCCTTAGGCTACCATAGCTCCACCAAGCGCCCCTACATGAAGCCTACGGATGATGTGCTTTTGAAGAAGAGCAGCTTTGTTGACTTGACCGGAGACATGTTCCAGCAGGAATTGAGTGTCGAGACGGACAAGGAAGAACAGGCTCTTCGTGACGATGCTGAGTCCAAGGGTTACCAGTCCTACGTTCGCGAGAAGAACTTCGGCATCAGCTACCGTAAGGATTACAAGGCCAGCGAGACCGCTGTTGGCGAAGTGCTTTCTCAGATGTTCCTGGAACGTCCTGCAGTAAGTTACTCCTACACGGAATCCGAAGGCCGTGCCACAACAGCATCTGACTCGACTTACTCTTACCACACCATCCTGGAATATAAGCTGGGTACCTTTAGCCTCTTTAAGTTCAAACCCCTCGACGGCTTGAAGAAATATGACTGGCTTAAGGATATTTCTAGAACTGAATTTGAACCTTGGCCCCAGACTTTCGACCTTACTCTGTTTGACTTGAACTATGTTCGCTATGTGAACCAGAGCCGTGATCCGGACTTTGTTGAACCTCAGGTAGACAAGGTTGTTACCTACACGACCGAATTGAACCACAAGCTGAACATGCGTTGGAATATCTTGTCCTTCTTGACAACAAGCTACTCCTTGAACATTAAGCGTGATATGTACGGCGGTGGCGATAGGGAAGGCTTCGTAAAGGAAAACTTCTTTACTTCTCGAGATGGCGGCCTCTTCGCCAACGATTACATCTTTGACTTCGACCATACCGACCGCAAGGTTTATGTGTCTGCTGATAGTATTGTGGCTATTCCGTACGATACCATCCCGAAGATTTCGGCCAATGGTGATACGCTGCCCATTGACATGCTGGATCCGGATTCCTACGAAATTCTCTACGACAGTACTACGTTCTATAAGGTTGATAGCGTTGGTCATAGGGAATACGGCCGTTCCTATGGTATTCTCCGTAACGAACGAGCCCGTTCTCAACAGTTCAGACTTGGTTTCAATCCTCGCCTGATTCCGTTTATCCCCTTTAACTCTACGTTTAGTTCCGACTTTAACCAGCAGAAGACTATCCCCAACGATTTTGACTTTAGGGATGAAACAACCATTGAGAAGAACTACTGGACTATTTCCCAGACCAACCGCTTTGAATTTTCTCCGACCTTTAAGATCCTGGATTTCGTGCGGAGCTTCGGCAAGGAATCCATGGTTGCTCGAGCCCTTGACAAGATCAAGTGGCGTGAAATTCGCTTTAACTGGAACGCAAGTACCAATACGGTGGGCGAAAACTTCACCCTGGCACAGCTTTATGAAGAACAAGGCGTTACCCCGATGCAGTATTATCTGTACGGCCTTGGTCTAGGCAACGGTTATCGTAATCGAGGCCTCTACAACATTGTTTCTGGTGACATGGGCTTGGACCATCGCGATGATTACCGTCATTTTGCCCAGTACCGCAACCATCATGTTGATACCCTTGTGTACCAGGGTAACTTCCGTCATTCTGTGTCTCGCCAGTTCCAGATGGGTACCGGCATTACACTGCCTATTTGGGATATCGGCGTTACCGGTGATTTGCAGTGGAAGGAAGATTTCTCCCAGTCTCGTGAGTACCCGTTGTACATTGATACCACCACCGTATGGCCCAAGATTGGCATTGGCGTCAATGTTCCGAACTTTGCCCAGCGAGTCAGTTTCTTGAATGGCTTCCGCAGTGTTTCTACGAACCATCGCTTTGAATACACCTACACCACGACGGTACACCCTTTCCAGAGTGCTGAAGATTCCTGGAGTCAGACGATCAATTTCAACCCGCTGGTCCGCATTACCTTCTTGCTGCAGAACAACATGCGCATTGAAAATGCGGTCCGCATGAAGATTGACGATACGGATCGCCGCCCGAAGGAAGAAGTAATCAACAGTACTGCATGGCCTGATTCCGTCGGCAATAGCCGCGATACTTCCGAGTACTTCTGGAATACTCCCTGGATCCATACTTCGCTGTACAACGACTTCGCCTTCAATATCGGTGACGACGTGACTGTGACCTACCCGCTGAAGCTTGACAAGGCCGTAAAGTTCTTCAAGTGGTTCTTCAAGTTCAAGAACAGCATAGACCTGAAGTTTACAGCGGGCTATGACTACAAGAAAACCATCCGTAAGGAATACGATCCTGACGAAGGCTATGATATGTGGAACAAGGACAGCGGTACCGATGGCATCTTTAGGCAGTGGACTTTTGATTCCGGTGTCAAGGGCGAGGATAAGCAGCAAGTTACGGTTTACAATCCGAAGCTTAGCTTGACCGATCGTACGGTTCCGTCTAGAACTCACGAATGGTTCCTGCGTCCGGCAGCAAGTTACCAGTTCAATAAGATGGCTTCCATGAGCTCCTATATTGAATACCGCCAGATTCACGAAAAGCTGGATGACGAAACTCCGCACCTGAGGCAGATTCTCCAATTTGAAATCGCCTTGATGCTACGATTCAACTAG
- a CDS encoding acyl-CoA carboxylase subunit beta, producing the protein MWNEKHLNRLNEYLSQAQAAGGAARIDKQHQSGKCTARERMEMLFDAGTFVEVGALRKSSNRVLKESKVVLGDGVVTGYGKVNGRLVFASSQDFTVGGGALGQCHAEKICRVMDMAVEAGCPFVAMNDSGGARIDEGVFSLAGYSAIMARNVWASGVIPQIAVIMGPCAGGACYSPALSDFIFMTKSTSQMFLTGPAVVKQVMGENITAAELGGAPVHTAKSGVAHFMFDDDKQTLEGVRKLLSYLPQGNKCKPVPAAEQLEEKADENGIKKLFKKFLNKQEATCEAVEDKSSTIQDIVPDNYKQAYDVSAVIAAFADSDSFFEVQKDWGKNVVIGFARLNGEVIGIVANQPKVLAGSLDVDGSSKAGRFVRFCDAFNIPLLALVDVPGYMPGSKQEYSGIIRHGAKLLYAFAEATVPKVTLILRKAFGGAYIAMNSKDVGADYVFALPIAQVAVMGAEGAVEIINKKEISAAPDPVAARAACIAKYEEELMNPYVAAAMGVVDEVIKPEDVRKRLVGAFDALKTKDQKRLWKKHANIPL; encoded by the coding sequence ATGTGGAACGAAAAACATCTTAACAGACTGAATGAGTATCTGAGCCAGGCTCAGGCTGCTGGTGGCGCTGCCCGTATCGATAAGCAGCACCAGTCCGGCAAGTGCACTGCCCGCGAACGCATGGAAATGCTGTTCGACGCAGGTACTTTCGTGGAAGTTGGCGCTCTTCGCAAGTCCAGCAACCGCGTTCTCAAGGAAAGCAAGGTCGTCCTGGGTGACGGCGTGGTTACCGGTTACGGCAAGGTGAATGGCCGTCTGGTCTTTGCTTCCTCTCAGGACTTTACTGTTGGCGGTGGCGCTCTCGGTCAGTGCCATGCTGAAAAGATTTGCCGCGTCATGGACATGGCTGTTGAAGCCGGTTGCCCCTTTGTCGCCATGAACGACTCCGGTGGAGCTCGTATCGACGAAGGTGTGTTCTCCCTGGCTGGCTATAGTGCCATCATGGCCCGTAACGTCTGGGCTTCTGGCGTGATTCCTCAGATTGCCGTGATCATGGGCCCCTGCGCTGGTGGCGCCTGCTATTCTCCGGCTCTGTCTGACTTTATCTTCATGACCAAGTCCACTTCCCAGATGTTCCTCACTGGTCCCGCTGTTGTTAAGCAGGTCATGGGCGAAAACATCACTGCTGCAGAACTGGGTGGTGCTCCTGTGCATACCGCAAAGTCCGGTGTGGCTCACTTCATGTTCGATGACGACAAGCAGACCTTGGAAGGCGTCCGCAAGCTCCTTTCCTACCTGCCTCAGGGTAACAAGTGCAAGCCCGTTCCTGCTGCAGAACAGCTGGAAGAAAAGGCGGATGAAAACGGCATCAAGAAACTCTTCAAGAAGTTCCTCAATAAGCAGGAAGCAACCTGCGAAGCTGTTGAAGACAAGAGCTCCACTATCCAGGACATCGTTCCGGATAACTACAAGCAGGCTTACGACGTTAGCGCCGTGATCGCTGCTTTCGCTGACTCCGACAGTTTCTTCGAAGTCCAGAAGGACTGGGGCAAGAACGTTGTAATCGGCTTTGCCCGCCTGAACGGTGAAGTCATCGGTATCGTTGCTAACCAGCCCAAGGTTCTCGCCGGCTCCCTCGACGTAGACGGTTCCTCCAAGGCTGGCCGCTTCGTTCGCTTCTGCGACGCCTTCAACATTCCGCTGCTGGCTCTCGTAGACGTTCCGGGTTACATGCCTGGTAGCAAGCAGGAATACTCCGGCATTATCCGCCATGGTGCAAAGCTCCTGTACGCCTTCGCCGAAGCAACCGTGCCTAAGGTGACCCTCATTCTCCGTAAGGCCTTCGGTGGTGCTTACATCGCCATGAACTCCAAGGATGTGGGCGCAGACTACGTCTTTGCTCTGCCTATTGCCCAGGTGGCTGTGATGGGTGCAGAAGGTGCTGTTGAAATCATCAACAAGAAGGAAATCTCTGCTGCACCGGATCCGGTTGCTGCTCGTGCCGCTTGCATCGCCAAGTACGAAGAAGAATTGATGAACCCCTACGTTGCCGCTGCCATGGGCGTGGTTGACGAAGTCATCAAGCCGGAAGACGTACGTAAGCGTCTCGTTGGCGCCTTTGACGCTCTGAAGACTAAGGATCAGAAGCGCCTTTGGAAGAAACACGCTAATATTCCGCTGTAA
- a CDS encoding AIPR family protein: MELTKSQERRLAFVANLLSLNPNDPTDRIKALRHLNLDENGCFHGFQYTQGFMEFFIFLDEDTPLEKVVSHLNSDLKQLQIAVFRTSDPTNPFFMSLREEADPWAVNKISDDAEEEDDDAPASRPYMETLEITVLRTRSSRDITDSELERTLKDMRRKLGLWKAEIKAKLEIIAEHDDLTRDIRSADDKLEIVMDSEPLHLTSDHGELFLGFCPIRTIFDYHVNLGKRLKTKHNMAIVSSNIRTYLGNLTHTNAALIDAFQTMERNDDQNVNVDDFPFLHNGMTLTGDDLRLKERDGKKVLLIERPKIINGAQSLFTYEQYAKKSKKPVNPQVLVKVVVPYQGSDSFLNQVTMANNRQNPVFSYHLRAADDLQFFIWQRYQEEGFTYVYKDGVRLKARTRKLEVRMRPELAKTLFMMDGKLSECRSSDCIFDKETLYQRCFGAFERVAPEKERDFVRKTIAFTKAWQLLSRLPIKIRKVTPGKGVSIEANDDNPLTRITWNGRLEDKFIFRSAVKDLVVALALKHWLIYGDPIQDFDWLVENELNFNESILKYAAKIYTEDLKGILISEFKDNSNYYDTITTIDKDSGESVERRLWKGFSNTATYEKMLDLLCKKNKQWEKCREGIEAFI, from the coding sequence ATGGAATTAACGAAATCGCAGGAACGTCGTCTTGCCTTTGTGGCTAACCTTTTGAGCCTTAACCCGAATGATCCTACAGATCGCATTAAGGCACTCAGACACCTAAATCTAGACGAAAATGGTTGCTTCCACGGTTTCCAGTACACCCAGGGCTTCATGGAATTCTTCATTTTCCTTGATGAAGACACCCCCCTCGAAAAGGTTGTTTCTCACCTGAATTCCGACTTGAAGCAGTTGCAGATCGCTGTTTTCCGTACTAGCGACCCCACGAACCCGTTCTTCATGTCTCTCCGCGAAGAAGCTGACCCCTGGGCCGTAAACAAGATTTCCGACGACGCCGAAGAAGAAGACGATGACGCTCCGGCAAGCCGTCCCTACATGGAAACCCTCGAAATCACCGTTCTCCGTACCCGTTCTAGCCGCGACATTACCGATTCCGAATTGGAACGTACCCTCAAGGATATGCGCCGCAAGCTGGGTCTCTGGAAGGCTGAAATCAAGGCCAAGCTGGAAATCATTGCAGAACACGACGACCTGACCCGCGATATCCGCTCTGCCGACGATAAGCTGGAAATCGTGATGGATTCCGAACCGCTGCACTTGACCAGCGACCACGGCGAACTTTTCCTCGGTTTCTGCCCCATCCGCACTATTTTTGACTATCACGTTAACCTGGGTAAGCGCCTGAAGACCAAGCACAACATGGCTATCGTCTCCAGTAACATCCGTACCTACCTCGGTAACCTGACTCACACCAACGCAGCCCTCATCGACGCTTTCCAGACCATGGAACGTAACGATGACCAGAATGTGAATGTGGACGATTTCCCGTTCCTCCACAACGGTATGACCCTCACTGGCGATGACCTGCGTCTTAAGGAACGCGACGGCAAGAAGGTCTTGCTCATCGAACGTCCCAAGATTATTAACGGTGCCCAGTCTCTCTTTACCTACGAACAGTATGCCAAGAAGAGCAAGAAGCCGGTGAACCCCCAGGTTCTCGTTAAGGTTGTGGTTCCCTACCAGGGTTCCGACAGCTTCCTGAACCAGGTGACCATGGCCAACAACCGTCAGAACCCGGTGTTCAGCTATCATCTGCGTGCTGCCGACGACCTGCAGTTCTTCATTTGGCAGCGTTACCAGGAAGAAGGCTTTACCTACGTTTACAAGGACGGTGTCCGCCTGAAGGCTCGTACCCGTAAGCTGGAAGTCCGTATGCGCCCCGAACTTGCAAAGACCCTCTTCATGATGGATGGCAAGCTCAGCGAATGCCGTTCTTCCGATTGCATTTTCGATAAGGAAACCCTGTACCAGCGTTGCTTCGGCGCATTCGAACGTGTTGCTCCCGAAAAGGAACGCGATTTCGTCCGCAAGACCATCGCCTTCACCAAGGCTTGGCAGCTCCTTTCTCGCCTTCCCATCAAGATCCGCAAGGTTACCCCGGGTAAGGGCGTGTCCATCGAAGCTAACGACGATAATCCGCTGACCCGCATCACCTGGAACGGCCGTCTCGAAGACAAGTTCATCTTCCGCAGCGCCGTCAAGGACCTGGTTGTGGCTCTCGCCCTCAAGCACTGGCTCATCTACGGCGATCCGATCCAGGACTTCGATTGGCTGGTTGAAAACGAACTGAACTTCAACGAATCCATCTTGAAGTATGCCGCCAAAATCTATACCGAAGACCTGAAGGGCATCCTCATCAGCGAATTCAAGGATAACTCCAACTACTACGACACCATCACCACCATCGACAAGGATAGCGGTGAATCTGTGGAACGTCGCCTGTGGAAGGGCTTCTCCAACACGGCTACCTACGAAAAGATGCTTGACCTTCTGTGCAAGAAGAACAAGCAGTGGGAAAAGTGCCGCGAAGGTATCGAAGCCTTTATTTAA